The DNA region CTCCCTCATGCCTGGGCCACGGTGGCAGGGGATAGAGAGGGGGTACTTCAGAATTCCCAGCCAGGTTCCCTGGGAGCTGTGTGTCCCCATACTCacagagcaggggcttccctgaccTGGGGGGCCAGTGTTCCAACAGCCTGAGAGATGGGTGGCCCCAaggcctgggaggcaggggaaggCCCAGATCACAGTGGATTCCTCTCAGCAAAGATGGGACCATGGTTCCCCCCTCCTCACAGCTCTCGACTCCCATCTCCCAGCTGTCCCCAAGAACACAAAAGCTGATTATTCCACTGGGGGCTGTACTGGGCCCCATGAATGGAGTATTGAAAACCCTGTGTCCACATCCAGATAGGTTTTCATCCTCTTCCCAAGCAGACTGTTTGTATGCCAGGATGGAAGCAAAGCCAGGGaaagatggggggcggggggggtgcgTTCCGGCTGAGAGGGGCACCCATGTCCCCCGGGAGCCTGGCTCTCAGTATGTCCCAAACAGAACCATCTTCTAAACCAGCCGCCAACCATCCAATCATAGTCCGCACACTGGGATGCTGGTTACATGGTGTGAATGTTTACTGAGCTCTGCACTTACGATTTATGCACTTTCTGGTTTGTAAGCCTcaatccaaaatttaaaaaaaatcccaaatggCATTTACTCTCCCAGCCCTGTACCATTTTTGCATATTTGTGACTCGTGGGAACTATATTTCCttgatgtttcttctttttttaatttttatttattttagctgtgtggggtcttagttgcggcacgcgggatcttcgttgtggcacgcgtgcgggatctagttccctgaccagggatcagacccgggtcccctgcattgggagcgcagggtcttacccactggaccaccaggaaagtccctgatgttttttctttaaattaacttttttttttctgatttcaattaactttagggaattccctggtggtccagtggttaggactcagccctttcactgccatgggcctgggttcaatccgtggtcggggaactaagatcccgtaagctgcagtgcagccaaaaaaataaaattaaataaattaaattaactttaaaGGGAAACTTTATGTTGTTCCAGATAAATGAAAAGCCAGAATCCTTTGCCATAAATAGAAGgcagtgtaaaagaaaaaataaatgaaaatgaaacagtaaATGTCATCTATCTCCCCCCAAAATGATGTGGGTTGCCCCCAGTGGCACAAACACCCTGCTTTGGGATGTGCTGCCCTGGAGGAAAAACTCTGAGCCTTTGGCACAGCCAGGCAGACCTGTCTCGGTTTGGGATCAGACAACCCTCCCACCCCTTGCTTTCATacaccctctgctccagccagacCTAACTCCTCACGAGGAGTTTCCATCTGTGTTTCTGTCCTCATCCTCCAGCTGCCGCCTCCACTCAGAATACGAAACCCAAGTGGAAATGTCACGCCCCCACCCCTCACCGAAGCTCTACCTGGGTCCTTCCAGCTGGAAGAAGTGAAGGGGAACCTTTAATTCCAGAAGTTCCAGCTGTGACTTCTCCATCACCCCTTAATGGGACCCTTGGAAAGGCCATCCACTGGCTGGACGCGTAAGGACACGGAGATGCAAGTTGGTCCCCAGCCTGATGAGAAGAGCAGGGGATGGAGGCTGGGAGACAGGAACGCTGCTCCTTCCCCCCTCACCCCTGTcctgtccttcctcctcctcttgccaCTGGGTGAGTGCCCCCCTCCCCTCATTTCCCCTTTCTGGCTCTGAGTCTTCCCAGTTGTAAAATTACGGTGGGAGGTGGCCTGTAATTGAGGTGGTTTTCAACATTCCCTCCAGCTCTGACATTTGCCCAGGTTTGATGAAAGCTAAGGTCTGAGCTGGGGGAGTGGAAGGCTCAGTGCTAAAGGTGAGGGCTCAATGTACACAGAGTATGGGCAGTTAGGATATTGGAAACAGGCAAGGAGGGAAAGGGCATGGGCTCATCAATGGCTGTTGGAAAGCCAACTGGTGGAACAGATGCAATCAAACAGCCTAGGGACTATCCTAACTTAGGAAAGAAGAAACTGACTCTtagttgcttcatctgtaaaatgggtacactAGTACATGCCTCAGAGGTTGTAAGGATTCTTTCTCTGAGCTAAGGTATGTGGCTGTGTCTGAGAATTCTGTGCACAAATGAGGGGCTATTATGGGTATTCAATTTCCCATGCTAGGCCAGTTTCCCTCTCAGTCCACGTGCTCAGAATTGTATGGTGAAGGAGAGTGTGGCTGTCCGGGTTAGAATTCCAGCTCTACCTTTTATTTGCGGAatggccttgagcaagttacctaaTTTCACTAAACCTGAAGTTTCCCCTTCTGCAAAATCCAAGCTGCCTCATAAGTTGTCCTAATGAGTATGTGAGTCAGGCCACATAAAGCAATAAGCACAGTACCCAACATACACATATGTGAAAGCCGAACCAGAAGGACTTATACAGGTAAACCTTTGGGGGGAAGTCAGAATGAATCCCAAAGGTAATTTACACACTTAAGGCAGAGCTACTGAGCACCTGGGGAGTAACAGGCTCTGGGCAGGGGGCTCTGGGGGAGACCGAGATGAGACAGACGTGGCCACATCACCGGGCAGAAGGCCTGGAAAAGGGTATGTATACGGTGCCCAGGTATTCAGAGGAAAAGGAGAGCACTTCTAGCTGAGagctccaggaaggcttcccatAGGAGGTGGCTCGATCTGCAGGGCTGTAATGAGCTGGGCTAGCAGAGGAGACTGCAGGGTTAAAGACCTGGAGACAAGACTGATGGGAGATTAAGAAGTAAGGAGAAGCGGATCAGAAGATCCTAGAAGACTTTGTAGAGAAAATTTAGGTTCTGGGACTCCTGCAGGAAAAGGGGAGTCTTTGAGGAATTCAGCAGTGGAGTGGGATAAGCTGAGCTGATATGTGTCTCAGGCAGATCTCTCTGGCGTGGCCCATGGGCCGATGGGCGAGGGATGAAGCAAGGAAAACAACTGGGGCAGTCAGGGGCTTTGGAAAAGCAGGGGTAGTGAAGAGGAGGGGGATGATGGTGGGGACCATGGGCGGAGGAGAGGGGGCTCTGTTCCCAGGGCCAGGCAGCCAAGGGAGGGGGCTGAGGGGGCCAATGCTCTTCCTCACTCTGTTCCAGCCAGCGCCCTACAGCCCACCTCACTGCCCTTTCCAGGTAggtgcccctgccccacccccccgccctcccccctgCTCCCGAGGTACTCAGATGCTCAGACAGAAGACCCAGGGAATAATGACTAACCAGCCCTCCATTATTCTAGAGGCCCCCAAAGGGATTGCTCtagtctccccattttacagaaagggagaaataagTCCCAGGAGGGCCTGATCCCAAGGACCCCACAGCTTCAGGGCAAGGCGGAGGCACCCTCTAGTTTGGGCCCACTGATTCCCCCCGTGCCAGCTTAACCCACTCCACAGAGCTGAGGCTGGTGGGGGGCCCGAGCCGCTGCCGGGGACGCCTGGAGGTCCTGCATGGCGGCTCCTGGGGCAGCGTCTGCGACGACGACTGGGACGTGGTGGACGCCAATGTGGTGTGTCGTCAGCTGGGCTGCGGCCTGGCTCTGCCCGTGCCGCGGCCCCTCGCCTTCGGCCAGGGCCGTGGCCCCATCCTGCTGGACAACGTGGAGTGCCGTGGGCAGGAAGCCGCGCTGAGCGAGTGTGGCAGCCGAGGCTGGGGCGTCCACAACTGCTTTCACTACGAGGACGTGGCTGTCCTGTGTGACGGTGAGCAGGACAGTCTGTGACCCGGAAGGGCAGACAGGCTGGCAGGCAGCAGGGCTTCCCAGCGGTAAGAATGTTCCAAAGAAGAAGACCGAGCCAGCAGCTGCAGTGTACGGCGTTGGGGAAGCGCCCCAGCCTGGCTGTCAgagcctgggccccagcagtgctCTGGCTCATTGTGTGACCTCTGCTGAAAACCAGCATTACTGCTTCCATGGAGGGCCTTGATTATCCCAGCAGAGccctcttcccatttttaaaaccaGACAATTGGGGTCAACACTGGCAGTGAGGCCCGCTTGGTGTAGAGCTGCAACAAATCTCTGAGAGGCTTTGACCTTGAGAGCAGTAGTTCAGGTTTTCAAGAAAATCAGCTGGAGGGCTCATTAAAACACAGATGGTGGCCCCATGCCAGAGTTTCTGATCCTgcgtctggggtggagcctgagaatttgcatttctaacaagttctcaagtGATGTGATGCTGCTTTAAGAACTAAAAGAACTGAGAACCAAACGAAATCCTCTAAAGCTACTGCTTTCAGGACTCAGGTGGCCCTTTCTCCTCTCACACCCCAGATTTCCTAGTTTTGACCCTTTGTGTGGCCAGAGGCCCTGAGGGCAGGTACCTTAGGGTCCTCAGATCCCATACCTGTGTTTGTGAGGATGGAGAACAGAAAACTCCATAttctcctcccttccaccctgCTTCTTTCCCAGAATTCTTGCCCACGCAGCCCCCAACAAGGAAAGTGTTAACCAGTAGGGCACCCCCTACAACTCCCCAGAATGGAAAAGGTAAGTAAAGGCAATGTGGGGGACCACCTGGGTCTTAGGAGAGGGATCCAGGGAGGAATATCCCAAACCCTACCCTAGGCAGTGGGAAGTGAGGGATTACTGATGGGTGAGTTTGGTCATTCCTTCATCCCGCCCTGCCCCTGCACCCCCTCAGGCCACTCACCATCTGGACAGGGAAAGAAGATTCATTCTAGTGGGATGATAAAAATAGTCAGCACAAGGTTGGAGAAAATAAGAGAGGTGGGGGCTGAAGCTTAATCTAATGGGAGAGTCCGATACTCACAGAAATGCTGATAATGATGtagaacaacaaaatgaaaagttccCTTAAAGAAAGACAgataaaaaggcaagaaaatccggAGGAGGAAGAAGATCCCATTCATCAGAAATCAGGGAgggtttcctggaggaagagtTGTTGTTGCTGTACCTGGAAAGATGAGAAGGCTTTCATTGCAGTTGTGTTATAAATGAGGAATCAGCACATCCTAGATGGTTAGCAGAGCATGGATGGACAAGGGCAGGGAGGGTTGCTTTTAGGCAGGAAATGACACAGTCATAGGGTTCTGTCCTCAGATCCCATAAAGCACCCCCAATCTAGACTCTGAGGAAGCAGTGCCTTGGGGGTAAGTGGGTGAGCAGCTCCTCCTAGGTTTTAAGCCCTGGGACACCATGCACTGTGGGTATGCGGAGGGCCTGGGGCAATAAGGAAGAACTTTGGGTTGGGATGGGCAGCAAAGCCATGTGGGAGATGCTccttgtccccccacccccattaccAGGTGAGGGCAGCGTGCGCCTGGTGGGGGGCGCGGGCCCGTGTCAGGGCCGAGTGGAGATCCTGCACGGTGGCCTGTGGGGCACCGTGTGTGACGATGACTGGGGGCTGCCGGACGCCACTGTGGTCTGCCGCCAGCTAGGCTGCGGGGCGGCCCTGGCAGCCACCACCAACGCCTTCTTCGGCTACGGCACGGGGCACATCCTGCTGGACAACGTGCACTGTGAAGGAGGCGAGCCCCGTCTGGCAGCCTGCCTGAGCCTAGGCTGGGGGGTGCACAACTGCGGCCACCACGAGGACGCCGGCGCGCTCTGCGCAGGTGCGGATTTCGGGGGCGGGGCcggtgggcggggcggggccgagTCCTGAAGTAGGAGGAGGTGGagtggggcctgggaggggacCGGGATGTTGACTGTCTTGGTGTTAACCTGAGCTCTTTCAAGAAGGCCCCCGAAttagttttaatttctcagtACTGCTCTAGAAGTGCCTCCGAACATCCTAGTAGACTCCACAGGTATGTAATACTGCAGTATTACCTCACCAATACTCCAGAATTGTCTAACAGTACTCCAAAAATGCCTTCGGAATTTTCCACCACTTTCTAAGTACTCTTTATGGAATACTTCAGAGTAAAGTAATAGTCCTCTAGGATCGCTCCAGAGATACTCCAGAATTCTCTCATTGACACCCAGGTATGTCCCCAGAATTCCCTAGCCATCTGTAATCCTGATTCTCTTATAATAGTAGTTCTTCTCACCTGGTCCCTCTCCCATACTGAGAGGTTTTCTGAAGTAGGAATAATAGGGCTGTTAATGGCATTTCACAAATGGACTCCATTCTACCAGATATAAAGTGCTTGCCCATGCCTCACAGCTAACCAGGGGGCatcatccccaatttacagatgggaaagctgaggccCAATGAGGCAGAGTGAGCCCTGGCAAAGCCTCAGCTAACCTTGCTGCATGATCTTGGGTATGCCCCTTGCCCTTTCTAGTCttattattttatctgtaaatggggatagtGAGTTTTGTTCTGCAAGCCCCTCAGGACTGTGCATGGCCCTCCCTGTTGGGCAAGGCCTTCTTTATCTCCCCATCTTGGACACACATTGGGCTTCTGGGAGCActggagagaaatgaaagcacatcTGTGAATGCCTGTATAAACCGTGAAGTGTACACCTAGGCAGcacaaataaattacaagaacTGGCAAAGTGGGGCAGACTTCCTTGGACCCCAGTTGGGACTAAGCCCCCAGCTCTGAAAGTAAAATATGTTGTCTTCTCCAGGGAGACCCTCCCATCCTCTCCGAGAGCCCAAGGCTGACCAGGAACCAGAACCTTGGCCTCTGACCCTACTCCCTTCTCTGACTCCTACTCTAGTCCTGGGGCACCTGGCTCTCACAGCACTGCCACCGTCGGGCACAAGAGCGgactgggcctggcacacagagccAGAGGGTAAGGAGCCCAGCCCACCAGGCTGGAATGGTAGGGGCAATGgtaggtgggcagggctgggaattGGGAAGACTGTTCTGGACTCAGGGGGAGGGGGCCCGGGCTAGCAGGCCAGGGCTTTTGGCCAGACGGTAAAGAGGTGGGTGAGAGAACAGATGAGCAGGTGGAGCAAGGGTGAAATCCAGAGCTCTGAACAGTTCagcagggtgggaggaggcaCTTCCTCAAAGCTCTGAAATAAAACTTGGGTTGGGGCTGAGGTTGGAAATTGAGAGGCCTTGTGAGAAGTGAGATATAACTTGAAGGAAGGGTCGAAGTACATTTGCAATTAGGGCTGGACCTATCATTGGGATCGAAATTAGGATAATGCATGGAAGTAGGATTTGGTTTATTCCCTTCAAGCTTCCTGAGGACCCCACCACAGCATACAACATGGTGACGCTAGGATTGAGGCTGAGTGGGGTGCAGGTGTGGTAAGAGTTGGGGCATCTCAGTAGACGCGCCCTGTGCCCTGCTGCAGGCCAGAAGCCCTCTTTGTCCCCTTCAAATGCTCTAGATACCCTGTCTCTGCAGCTACAGGAGTTGGTGCCCTGCCTTCCAGGGAGCCGGCACTGTTCACCACAGCGGCCTGGGCGGCGGGGAAGAAAAGTAAGTGGCAGGGCCGGGGTTCCGTTGTGGGTGGAAGAGGGTGGGGCCGGGGCTCTGCCCGGGAGCCGatggccccagcccagcccctctggCCGCGGGCCTGTGCGCCCCGCAGGCGGGCGGCTGCGGCTGGTGGGCGGCCCGAGCCCGTGCCGCGGCCGCGTGGAGGTGCTATACGCCGGGGGCTGGGGCACCGTGTGCGACGATGACTGGGACTTCGCGGACGCGCGCGTGGCCTGCCGCGAGGCGGGCTGCGGGCCGGCGCTGGGTGCCACGGGCCTCGGCCACTTCGGCTACGGCCGCGGCCCCGTGCTGCTGGACAACGTGGGTTGCGCCGGCACGGAGGCCCGCCTGAGCGACTGCTTCCACCTGGGCTGGGGCCAGCATAACTGCGGCCACCACGAGGATGCGGGCGCGCTCTGCTCAGGTAAGGCCGCTGCAGGACCACGTATGCACAGCGGCACGGGCGGAGCCGAGCGCCATCTGAGGAATGGGGGGCcggaggggggggggggcggcggggtgCCAAGCGCAGGCGCTTACTGCGACACGGGCGGGGCCTGCTGTGAGATGGGCGGGGCCGGCGCAGGCGCGTACAGAGGCGCGGGCGGGATGAGGCAGGCTCTGGGGAACGGGCGGGGCCACGCGCAGGCACGCTCTGCGGCGCGGGAGGGGCGGGGTCTGTTGGGAAATGGGCGGGGCCGAGCGTCAGAGCTCGCCGAGGCACTACGGCGTGAGCGCCGCGGGAGAGGATTCACGCTCCGCAGACAGAGGCGGAGCCCACCATCGGCGCGCTCTGCGGCTGCGCGGCATGAGCGGGGCCGTGAAGGGAGCGCCCTCTGCTGCAGTGAGGGGCGGGGCCCGAGGTGAGAGGCCGAAGTCCAGTGGTAAAGTGTGGCAGAACCTGTGACAGACAGGCGTGGCCGGGGAGGTTTTGTTCTGCTGCGTCAAGGACCCGAAAAACTGTAGTTAGCAGGGAGAGTTGATCAGCTTTCGGGGAGCAAGCGTATGACCCTTGGTGGGAGTCAATGGAAAAGGGATGTTTGCAGAGTCTGACACATTTAAAAATGCGTCTCTTTATTGATTGCTTTGGGAATCGGTATTTTCGCCCTTGTTTGGTGTCCTGGTAGCCTTGGCCACAAAGGGTTCTGCTTTGGGCCCCAGGGTGAAAGAAGCACAACCCACGTTTCTGTACCAAGGAGCGGGGACCTACGAAGTCCTTTCTGACCCTAAATCAGTCCTCCCTTGGAGGGTAAGAGGTGACCTGGCCTCAAGGGACTTGTTCCCCAATGTGACAGCCACCTGTTTCTTTATCCTTGCGGAGCCAGGCCCAGACGAGCTAGTCCAGCAGGACGGTGCTGAGACCACCCAGGTGCCCACTCCTCGGCCCAGGGACGGTAGGTGTCCACCGTCCCTAAGAGTGAAGTGGAGGCATCAGGATACGAAGGACCAGATTTGGAAGGAGGTCACAGCCTGGGGTTACACAGCAGATTTGCACCAGGTCCTGGAGCCTTTGTCCTTCTGCGAGAGTCTCAGGCCTCATTAATAGAGGCGTGATGTCCAGAAAGAGGGAGGTGGGTTTTAAGCTAGAGTCATCTAGAGATTTCTAGAGTTGGGACCAAAATAAAGGGATGGGCTCCTGTCCTCAGGAGAGCAATGAAAGAATTCAGACTTTAGTCTGGGGAgtccagggaggaggggagacgATGATGATAGAGAGGAGCCCTGGGTCTGAGGTATTGGGATTGTGAACAGAGAACTAAGGAGAGAGCAGACATGAAGCTCCCAGCATGCAAAGAGCGCCCCACAAAGGCTTGTGCACATTCTTCTATCTTGAGATGCAGTCTGGACCGATGCCCATCTTATTTCAATCTCATTTGTCTGCCTTCGTCCAGTGGTTCCCAGGGCACTGCTGTGTCCCAAACCACCACCCTTTGCCTCCTCTAACTACCCCTCACCTGGCCTAGCTTGGGAGTGGCCTGGCCTGGGCCAGCCCCTTTCAGCCCCAGACCTTGTCTCCCCACAGGGCACTTACGTCTGGCCAACGGAGCCCACCGATGCGAGGGCCGTGTAGAGCTCTTCCTAGGGCAGCAGTGGGGCACTGTGTGCGATGATGCTTGGGACATGCGGGCAGCCGGCGTCCTGTGTCACCAGCTGGGCTGTGGCCAGGCCCTGGCAGCCCCTGGTGAGGCCCACTTTGGCCCAGGCCGAGGCCCTATCCTCCTGGACAATGTCAAGTGTCGTGGGGACGAGAGTGCCCTGCTGCTCTGCTCTCACATCCGCTGGGATGCCCACAACTGTGACCACAGTGAGGATGCCAGTGTCCTGTGCCAGCCATCGTGACCCAGCCCACTCTGCAGACCACTTCTGGGAGCCTACTGTGGCCTGCCCCTCTTCCTTCAGGAAGTCCTCCTCCTGTGACAACTGCAGTTCactctgcccttccctccccttgcCTGGGAGAGAGCCTGCCCAGATGGTGTAGTCCTGCCTGAGGGAGCCTGGCTCTATCCCATCAACTTAGTGTGTGACCTCACCTGTCATCACCTGCTGTGGGCCCATTTCAATGAAAACTCCTACTTTCTGCTCAGCTAAAACAGAAACTGGTGGGAAGGGAAGAACTCCTAACTTTCCTCTTTGGTGGGACTCCTGTTACAATACCCTTAACCCAGCCTTCCTTAACCCTGGTCCAGGAGGTTCAGGTGCTCTCTGTAAATGGGGTatctcctttccccccacccatCTGGGGATCCTCAAGAAGAGGGGAAGGCAAGAGAGGCCTACAGCTCTTACCTTAGACTGGCCTGGGGCTGCAGAAGGACCTGGGTCGTTGCCCTGGCCTGCTCTGTGAGGGCCTGGACTCAGATGGTGCTTGGCTGGACAAGGGGACTGGAGGGGCCAAAGCAGGGACAGTGGCCCCTCCCTGCAGCTGGAACCAGCAACTTGATTTATGCTGCTCCCACCACAGAGCCTCCACTTTGCAGAAGCAAAGAACCCTGGGGGCCTGTAGCCACCCGTTCATAGGTGCCAAGTCAATAAAGCATTGTCCCCCCTGTCTTTTAACCGAGGTCAATGTTTGGGCATAAGTGCGTTGTTTGTGGCAGCAGGGAAGACTCTGGTTAGGACTCTCTGGAGGAAACCTGCCTGGGGTGGAGGGCAGTTCAAGAGCATCATCAGAGAGCTTTCGGCGGGCCCATCACATCCTGGAAATGCTGACTCACAGTGTCAGGCCAGGAAGGCCCCTAAAGGGTCCCCTAGCCCATCCCCATTTTCCTTTTACATACACAGAATCCTAAAGGAAGGGGTCTGCTCAAAGGCACATAGCAAGTGtcattagaagagaaaaaaattgagacgAGGCAGAAAGGATGATGGAGGAGAGTAAAGCAGCATTGGGGCTTCCCCAGGGGCTGCTCTTGAGGTACCTCACCTGGCGCCCCAGGGCCAGAGGGAAGTGAGGCATCCTGCCAGAGCCTCTCTCAGCCCCCCGGTGGCTGACTTGCCAGTAGCAACTGTATGACGTCAAACCCCCGCCCTCCACATCAGCCTGCAGGCTCTGTATGAGTTTCCTATCCCTGCCGTAACAAATTACtataaatttagtggcttaaaacaacaaatttattatcttacggtTCACAAGGTCACGAGTCTGAAATGGGTTTCCCTGGGCTCAATtcgaggtgttggcagggctataTTCTTTCTAGAGGATCCAGTGGGGAATCCTTTTCCTTACCTTGTCCAGCTTCTCCAGGCTGCCTGCGTTCCCTGCCTGCTCACAACCTCCTTCCAGCCAGCATTGCATCACTCTGACCCCAGCGTCCATCATCTCatctctttttctgattcttctgcctccctcttccatcctCGAAGGCCCTTTGTTATTATAttaggcccacctggataatccaggatcatcttcccatctcaaggtccttaatttaACCGTGTCTGCAAAATCTTTTTAGCTACGTAAAGGAGCATTTTCACCAgctccagggattaggacttgacctcttgtgggggggggggggcggcggcgggAATTATTCTGCCTCCCACAGGCTCCAAACCCAAGTCCTGGCTGCCAGCCAGAGAGTGAGGCAGACACTTAAGCTCCAAACTCCATCAGCTCTTGGCAGTATTGGTTTTGTCTCCATTTGTCAGGGAGCTCTGTGACCCACTGTGTCATTGGAGGGATGAGGGCTGGAGGAGTGAAAGGAATGAAAATGCTTAAGAATTCAGGGAGTCGGGGCAGAGGGACAGGGATGCTGTAGCTGCCCTCAGCCCCTAGACCTCAGTGCAGCACACTCAGATTCTGCTTAGCCTGTGGTCATTGCCACTCCAGCCACATCCACACTCGAGTGTGCCTCTCTATTGTCTTGAGATGTGTCACGGCTTCCCACCCCTGGACTCCCTTTCCTCATCTAAACAAAGTGCTT from Tursiops truncatus isolate mTurTru1 chromosome 15, mTurTru1.mat.Y, whole genome shotgun sequence includes:
- the SSC4D gene encoding scavenger receptor cysteine-rich domain-containing group B protein, with product MGPLERPSTGWTRKDTEMQVGPQPDEKSRGWRLGDRNAAPSPLTPVLSFLLLLPLASALQPTSLPFPELRLVGGPSRCRGRLEVLHGGSWGSVCDDDWDVVDANVVCRQLGCGLALPVPRPLAFGQGRGPILLDNVECRGQEAALSECGSRGWGVHNCFHYEDVAVLCDEFLPTQPPTRKVLTSRAPPTTPQNGKGEGSVRLVGGAGPCQGRVEILHGGLWGTVCDDDWGLPDATVVCRQLGCGAALAATTNAFFGYGTGHILLDNVHCEGGEPRLAACLSLGWGVHNCGHHEDAGALCAVLGHLALTALPPSGTRADWAWHTEPEATGVGALPSREPALFTTAAWAAGKKSGRLRLVGGPSPCRGRVEVLYAGGWGTVCDDDWDFADARVACREAGCGPALGATGLGHFGYGRGPVLLDNVGCAGTEARLSDCFHLGWGQHNCGHHEDAGALCSGPDELVQQDGAETTQVPTPRPRDGHLRLANGAHRCEGRVELFLGQQWGTVCDDAWDMRAAGVLCHQLGCGQALAAPGEAHFGPGRGPILLDNVKCRGDESALLLCSHIRWDAHNCDHSEDASVLCQPS